Within the Sylvia atricapilla isolate bSylAtr1 chromosome 10, bSylAtr1.pri, whole genome shotgun sequence genome, the region taaaaaaaaaaaaaggatgaaaaatgatgtttttttACAACTGTCAGCAGTGACTGTATGTCTGTATCATTGTCCACCGACCGTTGTTCCTCAGGGGTCTCCCCACCATTCCTGTGATCCTGTCAAAAGCATCGGGAAGCAAGTGAATCCCTGTACAGTCTTGGGAAGAAGGTTTTGTGCCTTAAGAATGGGACCTGCTTCCCTcctatttattttgttaatttataCAGTGATTACCGTGGAAAtgtctcttggttttttttttttttttttttttttttgtacatagTTTACTTGttgtaaatatgtttttcttgtaTATAAAGTAAACATGTTTCTGAGCTTCCAGTAAAGATTCTCTGTTACTGGTTTGATTGTGAGAGGGCTGCTGTGCCCATTGGGTGGGAACCAGCTAATAAAAAACCTGTGCTGTGATTAAATGGTTTTATCTTGGCTTGTATCAGAAGTTCAGAGCTACTCCTTAGAGAGGAGTGAAATGGTAAATGTAAGTGTTGTAGACTAgttttgtaacattttttgTGTTGATTTAACTGACATGGAATAGAAGATATCAGGTAGTTTAATTTTTTCGGCTATGTCTTGCAGCGAACAGAAGATGTTCTAAATGTGGTGCTTCTACTGGTGCTCATCCTGATCaaagctctgctggcagcaaacCCACAGCTCAATGGGAACACTGTGTCAGGCTCACCACGGCTGTGTTGGTTACCCCATCTCAGGTGGCTGTTTCTGGCCACGGTGCTGCGGTGCCAGGATGAGACAGGAGCAGTTGTTCTCTCTTTCACCTGGGCCTCTGCATATTCCTTTTACTGCAGGGAGTATGTACAGACTGGAGTAAGTGAAAATGCATTTACAAAAATGTGGGAGAAGTGAATTTTCTCATGAAATGTAGAAACTGAGTTACATAAATGACACCTgtaaatttgaaacaaaaaaatttggagGCGTTTGGGTGAGCAGTCCATAGAGTAGATTGTGACAAGCTTTCTCTTCCATCTGTACAGGTTGATGTGTTCATAAGATCCTGACAGGAAACTTCCagctgatttatttaaattgagAGGATAGTTGTAGAGTTCCACATTACTGTCACAAAGTGGGTGGAAAGTAAGTTACAATGgtcacaaatattttctatgtGAAAAACATCTTTGTATGTGATAATTAAACAGAAGTATGGAGAGAATAGTGTATGGAATGGGAACATCATTCTAATGTTACATACTTGTGCATGATGAAAATGATAAAATGGAGCATTATTACAGTGTTGGTTACCTGGAACCAGaataaggagaaaagaaaaactgtgtttaCTCACACATGCATCAGACCCTAAGTGTCAGGCTCTGCTTTAAGTGGCATTACAGAAAACATGCAAAGAaatcagcagcagagacagaagaTATTCTTACTCCTCTGATACAGGTTAATTAATTTGggtctttttttaataatgtggCAGAAGCTAATAGCAAAAATCTTACTGCTTCACTCAGTGTGTCATTACTGAATGTCAGACCTTCTCAGGGCTGCCATCTTCTTGATTTGATCTGACTAGCTAATGGATCTCAGGAGGGTGGAATGGGTTGGGGGGAAGGTGGTCACCTGAGAACCCAACTGctggcttttaaaatacttatttcttcgctgcagtggcaggagaaaatgagaaaacaaagccTGCAAAACAAAAGGGATGATGAAGAACTAAGTTAATTCTTATTGAGTATCAGTACAGGggttaaaaaaaaggatgtttttaggAGGCTGACATATTGGTTTGCATGTCAGAGGTTGGCAGTTGGTGTGTGTATCCTGAATTTCCAGTCTTGTTTCTAAGGCTATACCAAATCTTAGAAACAAGTATTCAAACCCACATAGCCTACATGGTAGCAAATAGCCAGGTCAGCTACAAATTTGAGTAATACCTGGAATACAGGGTAGTACATGTGTTTCTATTTAGATTTCCTAGTCTACGCTTCCTGTCTTCAGGTGTGTTTCATAAACTTAATTTGCAGCAAAAATCTGTTGTCATTAATCTCAGTTGAAGTTTCTTTGTTGAATGGCTGAAGTGAGGATAAAGAACATACCAGTAGAGCTTTGCAGTGCACATATCTTCCCCAGCTGGGATATGGATGCAGTCTTCTTAGCAGAAGTCCCAAATGGAtgaacttcatttaaaaataacttgttttCAAGGAAGTTCTTGGCCAAATTtgtgagggaaaagggaaataaaagttttataAGCAGTCAGAGCTCTCCTGATCAGTGTAATGGGGTGTGAGCTGAGATTCTGGAGTGGCCCATCTTTTCCTAACCTCTGGAGGCACTTTTCCTGGTTAAGGACCCCAGATGATTCCTGGGTGCACAGATAATTTGCAGGAAGATGCCATATCTTCAATATTagcaagaatttcttcctgcaaagagtggtcaggcattggaaggggctgccgagggaggtttggagttcccacccctggaggtgttcaaggaaggactggatgtggcactcagtgctctgggctgggtgatgaGGTGGGGATCAGTCACGGGTTACACTCAGTGGTCTcagaggtctttcccaacctgaTTGATTCTGGAATTCTGCTGCACAGCTCACAGGTGCCACTGCAGACACTGTTCTCAGAGAACTGGGACATGCTGGTTCCTACCACTTCCAGTGCaagaaaacttctgaaaagGATTGTGTGTTTTCTCTAAATGCTTTTTGTTCAGAATTCAGTAGAATACTTTGTTCTGATAAGAGCTAACACAGAAAGCCAGAAGATGCAACATGCTGCTACAAGCATCTGGTACCTGCTTATGGCTGTCAGGGGGTTAGTTGCCTTGGTTATTTTGTGATGGAAGCTTTGATGAGAAAGTGAAGTGGGAGGACTCTTAAAATTTACAATGTGTCACTTTTGGGTGATTGTGTGCTGTGAGAAGAGGGAAGGATCTCTCAAGAGACTCAGCACTAGGTATGTAcacttttaaattatatataatcaTTTCTGCTTACCAGAgaatcaaaagggaaaaaaatggggtttaGAAATGCAGAGTGGGTGCTTCAGCTGTTTCACTTTTCCCCTGTATGCAGGTAAATGGTCAAGCTCTCCCTGAGCACTGTTTGTTTAACAACTAAAAAGAAAGCACTTCATGTCACTCCAAAGAGTAAATATCTGAAGTTATGGATTAACTAAGTTCCAGCAGAGCTCATGGAGGAAGAACAGATCACGCTGATTCCCACTGAATAAAGCAGTAAGTCCTTCAAAAGTATTGTACCCTTTGAGATTTCCAAGTACAGCTTGCTTTAATGGAGAATGAAGCTTGTAAAAAATGTCTAGTGACAAGGGGAGGGTGTCAGGATAGACCAGAAGTGttctgggagagctgctgaTGTACTAAAGGGGACGAGCAAACCAGTCTGGAGAGACTCTAGTGAATGGCCGCTGCAGAGCTGGGGTCAgagacagggcacagcagagcattCAGCAGGGAAGCTGCTCTCTGAAAAGCAAGTGAGTGAGCTGGCTAAGCTGGATGGGTGGGAACTGTCTGCAGCAGTGTCTTGTGTCACTCTGTAATGTGCTCTTGACacctgccttctcctcctcaggtgactcctgctgcaggatgtggAAGCTCCTCACCGTGCTGCTAGCAGCCTGCTCTTTGTGGGGCTGCTGTACCTCAAGTGAGTGTTCTTTTGAGAGATGGCCTTCaacctttcctgctcctctcttaGTGAGAGGGAGTGGCTGGAATCGTTCCCATTAAGAAGGTTTGACTTCCTTTAGCAGAGGTTGACAGACAGTGCTGGGGCCATGGCTGCTGCCTGGTCAGAGCCCTGCAAAGCCCCATGAGCTGTCAGAGTACCacagggaagaggctggagcttgcttctgcagcacagcacagcacagacaacACATGATGTCTAGGGCAGCCCCTCTTTCTGTACTGGACAGTAGCTGTTGCTCTCATAAGTGTCCTTTGGGAAGCGCCACTGCCAGTTTTAAGCCAGCTCTTTCCTCTGCTTGTGCTTTCATCTTCTTGCTCACAGTATTTTACAGCAGTAAAGATGCAAACCAAGTCCTGAGAATCCAGAAGCGGGCAAACACTTTCCTGGAGGAGCTCAAGCCAGGCTCTGTGGAACGTGAGTGTCGTGAAGAGCGCTGTGACTTTGAGGAGGCCAGTGAGATATTTGAAACCAGGGAAGCAACAGTAAGTTGTCTTTTTTCAAGATGAGTTGGGTACTTATCCTGTCTattatttccttaaaacaaTGCAATCCAGGGCACAGGAGATCATGCTGTCGGTACTGAACATGGATCTGTCCTGAGTCCACGAGTGTAAGCGTGGTTTTGAATGTCAGTGTGTTTCAGTGATTGTCCAGTTAGCCCTCTGTGGGCCACAAAGCTTGGCTACTTAAGCAAATCCCACCTGACCCCACCTGGTGAGGTTTAGGTCCCAGGCAGTTAATTCCAATCCTTGCTTGACCCCATTGGCTATTCTTGCTGCTACTAAGTTTTTCCCAGTCCTTCCAGTCTTTCCCCTTTGTTGTCCATTTGCCAGTCCTGGCTGTTTTTCAGTGGATCTCCCGAGTTTCCCAGTTGTGCCTGACAAACATTTATCACTATGTTCTCTCTCTACATCTCCAAACTCCTGTTTTGAATTAGAGACTATGTTTGCTGTCTGTTGATTCCTGCCCCTTTCCACATGCAATTGTTGTGTTGGGTTGGGCTCTCTGTTGCTATTTTGAGTAGAGTAGGCTCAAAGCATAGGATGACCCAGTCCTTGCTGTCCCTCGGACACCAGAGGAGAGTGGGGCTGTCTTTGGAGTGCCTGTGTTTTGTCTAACTGGCCTGAAGTGAACTTAGGTGACTTACCTGGTAGTAAGTGCCAAGAAAATAgcctggaagcagagcagaggagtcTGTGCTTAGCACAGGCAGTACAGGAGGATCACTGGCTGCTTTTCTTGGTTTGTAGTGCCAGTCACTATACTGCCAAGAAGAATGAGACCAGTGTTACTGAccccagtgctgtgtcctgttGGCCAAGACCACGAAGCACTTTAAATCCCTCACTTgttaaaaatggttttcttgCTGTAATacaagttttgtttttccacagcTAGAGTTTTGGACCAAGTATGTAGGTAAGTAAAGACTTTCCTAATTGCTTCTCTGTGCTTCCTCAGGAGTTACTAGTACTCAGCCCTCCTCCTGCCATACTGATTCAAATTCTCATTCTCTCTCATAAGGGGTGAGCAGAGGATGTTTTCCTGTTCTATCATTTAAGCACCCTTCCTAAAACACTTGAGGTGCACCCATACCTATCATCAGTCATCTTCCCAGAGTTAAGGAATTGGTGAAAAATGCTTTGATGCTCTAACCATGCCTGACGTGGTCCAGCAGATtactgctgcagccctgcctgcctcagGCTTTACTGTTTCCTCCCCTTCTGCCCACTCCACTCATTCTGGAGATGTAATAGAGAACCCAAACTGATGGCCCTGTCTCTGGCCAAGTGCCACAGAAGTGTCACCATTAAGTGCCAGAAACATGGCTGATACTTGGGAATCTGGGGAGGGTCTGTTTGTGTTGATGTTTGATCTGTGAGCTCTGTATGGTTTAGCAACTGAGTTTTCCTACCTGTGTTTCAGATGGAGATCAGTGTGAGAAAAATCCTTGTTCCAATGGCATCTGCAAGGACAATATTGGAACATTTTCCTGCGTCTGTAACAAAGGCTGGGAGGGGGTTTTGTGCGATTATGGTAACACTGCATTTAATCCACTATAAAATAACATCCTTTGTGACAGGCATCTCTGTGTGATAGGGATGGACACTTCAGTCATTGCACAGCAAACTCTTTCTTTACTACTTTCTTTACTAATgtcatttttctcttgcttcttgATGTGGTAAGAGGTTTATCGGTGCTTATCTAAAGCAAAATTTCCTTTGTGTTGCCATAGGAGCATTTTAGAGATATGTCTAAATTTTGGACAATACTGCAAATAACTGTGAAGCAGGGGTTTAGTTTAGAATTGTGAACACAGGGATTatggtggggtttttaaatACAGGGGAATACCCAATccactgcaaatattttattactgtgaTGATTCCTTCCTTGGACAAAAGCTGGATAGCATATTTAGGGACGAGCATTGTATGTCATGTATCATCAACAGTTTTCACTGTGTGACTTGGCACATAGTGtcagggaattttctgttcTCAAGTCTACCTGACAGTAATCTGTTTCCTCCCCACTGCCTGATTCACCCAGGTCTGTTTGCTGTCTAGTGGCCTGAGTGTCATTGAAACCCACAACTGTCATTCCAAATCCATTGACAGATGTTACCCACTTGAAGCACGATGTCACTTTGCCACCTTACCTTTCTGTGACTCTGACTTCCCAACTCCACGTCTctcttgctgtttgcttttcccaCAGAGGTCAAATACAGCAACTGTTCCATAGATAACGGGGGCTGTGAGCATTTCTGCAGGGAGGACCCTGCTGAGCAGCATCGCTTGTGCAGCTGCGCGTCGGGCTATCGGCTCAAGGATGACCACACCACGTGTGTGCCTGTAGGTAAGAGCAGGGTGTTTGTAGTCCAGCTTTGACTGAGGATTATTCAGACTGATGTAAAAGACTTTTAGGGGAGATTTGCCTGTGGTGCACTTTGTACTCATTTTCAAAACATCTGTTCCATGAAGACTAACTCTGCCTGCATTTCCTAGCTTCATACTCATTTTATAGCCCTTAACCCATGTTTGCCTCATGGAGACATAGAGGGGAATCAGGAGACTGCCTCCTCTGCCAAGCATTGAGGGACTTCCATGACGCCTCTGAACAATATTGCCTAAGTTAGACAGAAGAAATCCTCTAGAAAGAGGATTGGATGATCTAGGTTTTGCTAATTaacttctctgcattttctgcagtgGAATTCCCCTGTGGAAGAGTGAAGTCAGACTCCATTGAAGCCAAAGCAGACTTCAATATTCGGCTCATTGATGGAACAGCTGGAAGGAGGGGAGGCAGCCCTTGGCAGGTGAGGAGAAAGAGATTCTTTGCCACAAATAGTTCAGACTCTTCCTGaactgctctgcctgcctctctGTTCCAGAAAGTCTCTTGCATTGTTACTGGTGGTGTTGTATGAAGCTAAGATTCCTGTAGCTTTTTCAAAAGCATCCCAAAGGTTGGAGTTGcaggagaaaataattcagtatcTATGAAGATTCTTGACCTTGTTGCTGTTGCCAGGTTTTTGACCTTACTGTGTCAACACTGCCAAGAGACAGGATGGTGATGGCACTCACCTGCTCTATTGTTCCATCCTGGGGAACTCATGGTGTGTGATGTGTGCTTCAGCTCCTGCAACAAGCTTCTAGTGGGAGGTGATCTTCCTGCCATTTCTTATAAGCCTTGTCTGTCATAAATTCAAGTTAGCAGATTCAATCAGCAAAATATGCCATGGCAGGTTGGGTTAtcacagagaaaagggagaCTCAAAGAGCTTACCATGGAACTAATGAATGCAAATAATTAGAGCCTGGTTCCTTTTGATATTAAAGGGCCTTTTATACCatagcagagctgcagcctgagatGATGTGCTATCTCTGGTGTGGGACACACCCCTCGTTTGTGCTCTTTCAAAGCTTTGAGTACAAAGTGCTTCTTTGCAGTGACCACCATCACGCCATGCTGATTTGGATGAAGCCAGCCCTCATTCAGGAAGAACattcaaaccttttttttaGGTGTTTCACAGAGGCTCTATTCATAGAGATTTTGTCCCCCTGCAGAGCTTTGGATTCAGTGAATGTGACATGCTTTGGTGCTTGATAAGTCTGGGTATTTGGCAGCATCCAAGAAGAATGAGTAAAGTATTCTGTGAGCTGTGCTCCATGCAGTGTCACACCTCCCTTGTCTTGTTTCAGATTATGCTGCAAAATACCAAAGGGAAGTTTCTGTGTGGGGGTGTTCTCATCCATCCAGCTTGGGTCCTAACAGCAGCACACTGCCTCGAGGAACACAAGGGGTTCAGAGTTAAACTTGGTATGGAAAATCACCTGTCCCTGtggttttttaatataactGCTTTAATTCCTAACATTTATCATCTCAGAGAGAAGGCTAGCAGGTTCTGAAGATAAAAGTCCTTGGCTGTAGGAGCAGCCTGTCTAGGCAGTATTTAATATGCACCTTAGCTTAAAACAAAGTTCagtaaaaatctgatttaatttgAGCCATTATCAACCTTACTCTGGAATTGAGCTGATGTCttctgagcactgctgctggtCTATAAGGTAGAAGCACTTGGTCTCTTCTGCCTGTGTTTTTCTGgtgatgaaattatttaaagccATCCCAATACTGAAAAAAAGTCTTGATCCCAGAAGGATCAAGGAtctcttcctgccttttcatgtatttaaacACTGTTACTTAAGAGTGTTACAAGACATCAGAGCAGTTTCAGCCATCTGCTCAGGCCCTGTGTGAACTGTCCATTGTCTGTCTGCTGAGGAGTAAGAAGAGAAACTCAGAAATAAATGGTCTGGAAGACCAAGATCCAAAGCTGGATTTAAGGGATCTTTTGAGACTCTATTTCTGTAACTACTGTGGCTTGTAAGTCCCTATGCTTTTTGACACTCCTTACAGGAGAAAACTTGCAAGACATCATTATAGCCTGCCAGAAAACCTCGCTCTTCTGCCTTTCCTATTGCAATGTATCATAAATGACTTCCTGCTTTTCTAGCCCTTTTCAACATAGTTTCTTGCTTGCTATTCCATAACTGCTTGGCCCATAAAGTAGTCATGATCATGTAGCACAGATAGCAACTGAGGAGTCTTAAGCAGtgaaaatattccttaaaaTACAGATGTAGGATTTCAGAAAGGAATAATCTTACCTATCAGTCAACTTTATCTTACAAATCCTGACATTCAGCCATCCAGGCCCTGGCTATGTGGCATAAAGCTCATGTTCTGTTGTAAATGTCCTGCTTTGTGGTGTGCTTGCTCTCCCAGCTTTTAATGCTGGCTCCAAGAAGGTTGTTTTCCTCCTGAAGATGACTCACATTGTACAAGGGTACTGAAATATGAACACTACAGGGCAATTTGGTTTCTCAGCTGATGACCAGAGCTCTTTAGGTATTCATGATTTCCATAAACATGAGAAGTTTAGAGATTTGTCCATCTGTTAAGAACACTTATGACATAAAGCAGTTGTATTACAAGAGAAGTAAAACCACAGAGTGTAGTCCTAATGCCCAGTGTAATCCAGATGCTTTGGTCTTCAAAGTAAAGGAAGCTTTGACAGCATCTGTCATCTTGTTTGCTCTTCCAGGTAAATTCCGTTTCCGTTTCGAAGCAGATGAGCAAACCATTTGGGCTGATAAATGGGTGATCCACGAAAATTACAGCAAGGAGACCTCAGATAATGACATAGCCATGCTGCACTTGGCTGAGCATGTGATGTATTACAAATACGCGCTCCCCATCTGCCTTCCCACCCGCaacctggcagagcaggagctgatgaGGAGTGGGAAGCGGGCGGTGGTGACGGGCTGGGGCAGCACGAGCGAGCGTAACAGCAGCTATGCTGCTTCCCTCAGGTACATCGAAATCCCCATCGTGCCCCACAACGAGTGTGCCCAGGCCATGAGCTTCCATGTCTCTGACAAcatgctgtgtgctgggagcctGGGGGACAGGAAAGATTCCTGCAGTGGGGACAGCGGAGGCCCAATGTTCACTAGATATAAGGATACCTGGTTTTTGATAGGACTGGTGAGCTGGGGTGAAGGCTGTGGAAGAAGGGAGAAGTTTGGAGTCTACACTAAGGTTAGTCAGTACCTTGAGTGGATCCAGCACCACATAGATAGGTCAGCTCCTTTGAAGGGTTGATTCTGATCCAGAGTCTGGAATGTTGTGGCTCTGTGGCAGTGACAGTATGTGGTGTAATGTACTGTCAGATCTTCAGTATTAAATGTTGAGTATGTGTTAACCTTGTGTACTGTTTTCCTTGgtatctatttttttcccctttttttttcttgtttacatTGGTTTGTTGCAGGTTATCTTGTTTATTTGTGGCATGGTCCTACTTCGGCCTTACAGGCAAGAAAATATCCTCTGTTAGCTGAGATGCTGTACATACAGCATTGTAGAAAATAAGCTTGTCCATGGTCAGACAACTCCATCTTTGCAATAAAAATGTCAGTTGTGTAAAATGTCTGAACTGGttgggatggaggcaggaggagacagagaaaagtattttgcaAATGACCCTGGAGATGTAGATGTGTCATTTCAGCTGTACTGCAAGAAATCACTCACAgtaactgttttgttttgctcagtatttgtataattttctttcaaccCCTGAAATTTTTGTTACATCATTACTATCTCCAGTTCTTCACACCCTACTCCAGTGTTCACAGATTGTTGATTCAGCAACTGACTGGAACTTATCTGAATTTCCCATTCTTTTCACACCTGATGCCTGATTTTACCCTCCCAAATTTCCTTAAAAGGGAATGGGAGCTCTTGGGTATtattcacaaaacaaaaacaaaacaaaaaaaacccactccaaaaccaaaaataaaaccaaaaccagaaaaaaatgccaacCAACCAAATTTTATTCCAAGATTTTGCAGACTCTATTTATCTGTAACTCTTCTAGTtaacaagcaagcaaacactTCTGTTTATCCCTGTTCTGGTGTACAGAATGGGCTGCACGCGGTGCATTGCCAATGCTTTAATGGATAAATGCATGTTTGTTTGCATCTGTCTGTGTATatcagtaaataaaataaagacatacTAATAAGTCCATAGGAAGGAGCAATATCACAATCAAGTGAAGTTTAATATCACAATTTATACTTGTTTCTAATCTTAGTACTTGAGACTTGTAAAACATAATTAATCttgtagaaagaaaaaggaaaactgtctCTGCTGTAGTGATGTGTTTCCAACATCTCAGTGGGCTTGGATGCATGTTTGGATCAGTGAAGAACTTCAGTCTGCTCTTGTGATGAGACTGTTAAACGAAACAACCCCAGGTACAACAAAATTTTATTAGTTTGTAAGAAATTTAATATGATATCAGCAAGGAGG harbors:
- the PROC gene encoding vitamin K-dependent protein C, with the protein product MWKLLTVLLAACSLWGCCTSIFYSSKDANQVLRIQKRANTFLEELKPGSVERECREERCDFEEASEIFETREATLEFWTKYVDGDQCEKNPCSNGICKDNIGTFSCVCNKGWEGVLCDYEVKYSNCSIDNGGCEHFCREDPAEQHRLCSCASGYRLKDDHTTCVPVVEFPCGRVKSDSIEAKADFNIRLIDGTAGRRGGSPWQIMLQNTKGKFLCGGVLIHPAWVLTAAHCLEEHKGFRVKLGKFRFRFEADEQTIWADKWVIHENYSKETSDNDIAMLHLAEHVMYYKYALPICLPTRNLAEQELMRSGKRAVVTGWGSTSERNSSYAASLRYIEIPIVPHNECAQAMSFHVSDNMLCAGSLGDRKDSCSGDSGGPMFTRYKDTWFLIGLVSWGEGCGRREKFGVYTKVSQYLEWIQHHIDRSAPLKG